A genomic region of Streptosporangium lutulentum contains the following coding sequences:
- a CDS encoding GH39 family glycosyl hydrolase — MIPTNGRHQRRRQVWPIALGATAVTVVLLVGILTLASTPVEPRGEVMTAAPSQAAPVIEPPPALRGWPRWGLTHTEFSAGNEADRASRSASHLLSRVPMLQNQHIMGWGVGNPEPAPGKYNFRDLDDRIKFMGASSAVPVITLCCAPDWMKGGTAGRTDWTRLETAPKRANFDDFTDLAVTVAKRYPTVKHYMVWNEFKGFWNPANNRWDAEGYTELYNKIYVALKAVNKDIQVGGPYMSMVSSKNDKNSEIQGAWGVVDQRDLDAVEYWLEHKKGADFIVVDSASPTKDAGLIPDEFTALGKFSAITNWLRQKSDLPVWWAEWYVEPQASGWTEERRIAVQTVAMMEFATSGATTSLYWSPQRRSGKAGQACPGCLWHPSQGTELPMAGMLSGFVKWFPAGVTLESVTSSDPKVRVLAQERQLVMVNTSNAAVSTTVDGRVFDLKPYEIQWSDRGA, encoded by the coding sequence GTGATACCGACTAACGGACGGCATCAGCGACGGCGCCAGGTCTGGCCGATCGCGCTGGGGGCGACGGCTGTGACGGTGGTGCTCCTCGTGGGGATCCTCACGCTGGCCTCCACACCGGTCGAACCCAGGGGAGAGGTCATGACGGCCGCCCCGTCCCAGGCGGCGCCGGTGATCGAGCCGCCTCCGGCGTTGCGGGGCTGGCCGCGCTGGGGGCTCACCCACACCGAGTTCAGCGCGGGCAACGAGGCCGACCGGGCCTCCCGGTCCGCCTCGCACCTGCTCAGCCGGGTGCCCATGCTCCAGAACCAGCACATCATGGGCTGGGGTGTGGGCAACCCGGAGCCCGCCCCGGGCAAGTACAACTTCCGTGACCTCGACGACCGGATCAAGTTCATGGGCGCCTCCAGCGCCGTCCCGGTGATCACGCTGTGCTGCGCACCCGACTGGATGAAGGGCGGCACCGCGGGACGCACCGACTGGACACGGCTGGAGACCGCGCCCAAGCGCGCGAACTTCGACGACTTCACCGACCTGGCGGTGACGGTGGCCAAGCGCTATCCGACCGTCAAGCACTACATGGTCTGGAACGAGTTCAAGGGCTTCTGGAACCCCGCGAACAACCGCTGGGACGCGGAGGGCTACACCGAGCTCTACAACAAGATCTATGTCGCGCTGAAGGCGGTGAACAAGGACATCCAGGTCGGCGGGCCGTACATGTCGATGGTGAGTTCCAAGAACGACAAGAACTCCGAGATCCAGGGCGCCTGGGGGGTCGTCGACCAGCGCGACCTGGACGCGGTCGAGTACTGGCTTGAGCACAAGAAGGGCGCCGACTTCATCGTGGTCGACAGCGCCTCGCCCACCAAGGACGCCGGGCTGATCCCCGACGAGTTCACCGCGCTCGGCAAGTTCAGCGCGATCACCAACTGGTTGCGGCAGAAGAGCGACCTGCCGGTCTGGTGGGCCGAGTGGTACGTCGAGCCGCAGGCCAGCGGCTGGACCGAGGAGCGCCGCATCGCCGTGCAGACGGTGGCGATGATGGAGTTCGCCACCAGCGGCGCCACCACCTCGCTCTACTGGAGCCCCCAGCGCAGGTCCGGCAAGGCCGGCCAGGCGTGCCCGGGCTGCCTGTGGCACCCGAGCCAGGGCACGGAGCTGCCGATGGCGGGCATGCTGAGCGGCTTCGTCAAGTGGTTCCCCGCGGGGGTCACCCTGGAGAGCGTCACCTCCTCCGATCCCAAGGTGCGGGTGCTGGCGCAGGAACGGCAGCTCGTGATGGTGAACACCTCCAACGCGGCCGTGAGCACGACCGTGGACGGCAGGGTGTTCGACCTGAAGCCGTACGAGATCCAGTGGAGCGACCGCGGCGCCTAG
- a CDS encoding polysaccharide deacetylase family protein: protein MIRVPILMYHSVSDRPNAETKPLAVRPSTFAEHLSYLKESGFTPLTMAGLAALLHEENDRSLPERPIVVTFDDGYADFHREALPLLRRYDFPATVFLTSGWVSDAGKDAAGRPLDTMLTWSQVREAASCGIEIGGHSHSHPQLDQLSDHELRQELWRNKALLEDRVGTAVSTMAYPYGYSSVRVRREVRRAGYRAACAVSNALAADRHDELALPRLTIAENTSMKLFSRAVEGSRVPLIYLRERMLTRGYAVVRRTRYGLRKVRGLV from the coding sequence ATGATCCGCGTGCCGATTCTGATGTACCACTCGGTCTCCGACCGGCCCAACGCCGAGACGAAACCGCTGGCGGTACGGCCCTCGACCTTCGCGGAGCACCTGTCCTATCTCAAGGAGAGCGGCTTCACGCCCCTGACGATGGCCGGCCTGGCCGCCCTCCTGCATGAGGAGAATGACCGTTCTCTCCCGGAACGACCCATCGTGGTGACCTTCGACGACGGCTACGCCGACTTCCACCGCGAGGCGCTGCCCCTGCTGAGGCGCTACGACTTCCCCGCGACGGTCTTCCTGACCAGCGGGTGGGTCAGCGACGCGGGCAAGGACGCGGCGGGCAGGCCGCTCGACACGATGCTGACCTGGAGCCAGGTCCGCGAGGCCGCCTCGTGCGGCATCGAGATCGGCGGCCACAGCCACAGCCATCCCCAGCTCGACCAGCTCTCCGACCACGAACTCCGCCAGGAGTTGTGGCGCAACAAGGCCCTGCTGGAAGACAGAGTCGGCACGGCGGTCTCCACGATGGCCTACCCGTACGGATACTCCAGCGTGCGTGTGCGGCGCGAGGTCCGGCGGGCCGGATACCGGGCCGCCTGCGCGGTGAGCAACGCCCTCGCCGCCGACCGGCACGACGAGCTCGCGCTACCGCGCCTGACCATCGCCGAGAACACCTCCATGAAGCTGTTCAGCCGCGCGGTCGAGGGAAGCCGGGTCCCGCTGATCTATCTGAGAGAGCGGATGCTGACCAGGGGCTACGCCGTCGTCAGGCGCACCAGGTACGGCCTGCGCAAGGTACGCGGACTCGTATAG
- a CDS encoding glycosyltransferase family 2 protein, whose protein sequence is MRSSVVICVYTAERWKDIREAVESVKNQRREPYEIILVVDHNPDLHLSLKREYPGAIVIENLQEKGLSGGKNTGAAAASGDVVAYLDDDAIAEPGWLEALEENFRDPAVMGVGGLTRPLWAVGRRPRWFPREFDWTVGCTYRGMPSERAPIRNVMGGNAAFRRHIVGEVGGFHTGIGRSVRGRGPRPLGCEETEFCIRLSQRTPGAVLLFEPGAVIGHKVPAVRSTFAYFRSRCYAEGLSKALVTRYVGTGDGLASERAHALRTLPLGALRGVGEALGGDPSGLGRAGAIVVGLAWTTWGYVVGSLRLKRGRS, encoded by the coding sequence ATGAGAAGCAGTGTCGTCATCTGCGTCTACACCGCAGAGCGCTGGAAGGACATCCGGGAAGCCGTCGAATCGGTCAAGAACCAGCGGCGCGAGCCGTACGAGATCATCCTGGTCGTCGACCACAACCCGGATCTTCACCTGTCGCTCAAACGGGAGTATCCCGGCGCGATCGTGATCGAGAACCTCCAGGAGAAGGGACTGTCCGGCGGTAAGAACACCGGTGCGGCGGCCGCCTCCGGCGACGTCGTGGCCTACCTGGACGACGACGCGATCGCCGAGCCGGGCTGGCTGGAGGCGCTGGAGGAGAATTTCCGCGACCCGGCCGTCATGGGAGTGGGCGGGCTGACCAGGCCGCTGTGGGCGGTCGGGCGCCGTCCGCGCTGGTTTCCCCGCGAGTTCGACTGGACCGTGGGCTGCACCTATCGGGGCATGCCCTCGGAAAGGGCGCCGATCCGCAATGTCATGGGCGGGAACGCGGCCTTCCGCAGGCACATCGTGGGCGAGGTCGGCGGATTCCACACCGGCATCGGACGCAGCGTGCGGGGGCGCGGACCCCGGCCCCTGGGCTGCGAGGAGACCGAGTTCTGCATCCGGCTCTCCCAGCGGACGCCGGGCGCGGTGCTCTTGTTCGAACCCGGCGCGGTGATCGGCCACAAGGTGCCGGCCGTGCGCTCCACGTTCGCCTATTTCCGGTCCCGGTGTTACGCCGAGGGCCTTTCCAAGGCGCTGGTCACCCGATACGTCGGAACCGGCGACGGGCTGGCGAGCGAGCGGGCGCACGCGCTGAGGACGCTTCCGCTGGGCGCGCTGCGCGGGGTCGGGGAGGCGCTCGGAGGCGATCCGTCCGGCCTCGGCAGAGCCGGGGCGATCGTCGTCGGCCTCGCCTGGACCACCTGGGGTTACGTTGTCGGTTCCCTTCGTCTGAAGCGGGGGCGTTCATGA
- a CDS encoding glycosyltransferase family 2 protein, which produces MTPETTKHHNGKSSLSMSPDITKQYNGKPPLRSMPPIERFTPLTPHVAISPTVSVVVPAMNEAENLPHVFATLPHWIDEIVLVDGNSSDETVAVAKRLRPNIRVITQTGKGKGDALAAGFAACTGDIIVMIDADGSTDGREIIQFVGALVTGADFVKGSRYATGGGSDDLTFNRKFGNKVLTALVNRLYGTRYSDLCYGYNAFWSRHLDVLNLDCDGFEVETLLNIRAAKAGLKVQEVPSHERCRIHGESNLHAVRDGIRVLKTIIREWRTGPAPAPPQPAAAAPTADQGAA; this is translated from the coding sequence ATGACCCCCGAAACCACCAAGCACCACAACGGAAAATCATCTCTGAGCATGAGTCCCGATATCACCAAGCAGTACAACGGCAAACCGCCCCTGAGATCCATGCCACCGATCGAACGATTCACCCCACTTACTCCCCACGTGGCCATTTCCCCCACGGTCAGCGTCGTGGTTCCCGCCATGAACGAGGCGGAGAACCTGCCGCACGTTTTCGCGACGCTGCCGCACTGGATTGACGAGATCGTCCTGGTCGACGGCAATTCCTCCGACGAGACCGTCGCCGTCGCCAAAAGGCTGCGTCCCAACATCCGGGTGATAACGCAGACCGGAAAAGGCAAGGGCGACGCGCTGGCGGCCGGTTTCGCCGCCTGCACCGGCGACATCATCGTGATGATCGACGCCGACGGGTCCACGGACGGCCGCGAGATCATCCAGTTCGTGGGCGCGCTGGTCACCGGCGCCGACTTCGTCAAGGGGTCGCGCTACGCGACCGGCGGGGGCAGCGACGACCTGACCTTCAACCGCAAGTTCGGCAACAAGGTGCTGACCGCGCTGGTGAACAGGCTCTACGGCACCCGCTACAGCGACCTCTGCTACGGCTACAACGCCTTCTGGTCACGTCACCTGGACGTCCTGAACCTCGACTGCGACGGCTTCGAGGTGGAGACGCTGCTGAACATCCGGGCCGCCAAAGCCGGGCTCAAGGTTCAGGAGGTCCCGAGCCACGAGCGCTGCCGGATCCACGGGGAGAGCAACCTGCACGCGGTCCGCGACGGCATCCGGGTCCTGAAGACCATCATCAGGGAGTGGCGCACCGGACCGGCGCCCGCGCCGCCGCAGCCGGCCGCCGCCGCCCCCACGGCGGACCAGGGCGCCGCCTGA
- a CDS encoding GNAT family N-acetyltransferase, with translation MTIVIVRPEDLGESEISRWRELQEANPSLDNPFLSVEFALAMGRLRDYVRVAVIQENSTIRGFFPYERHSFGIGKPLGGFLTTCHGLISVPELKVDIRALLRACKISAFDFDHLVPGQPTFVSYESDVRPVPVMDLSLGFEAYIDQVKANSPKNLKTVRYKERKLGREQGELRFEWNSADVGTLRTLMSWKSCQYRRTGRVDRFAQPWIVRLLDEMHAEGSETFAGVLTMIYAGDRPVAGHFGLRTATTLVGWFPAYDPEFARYSPGIVHHLRMAEHAAESGLRQVDMGKGGREYKSWLKSGDLFVAEGRISRPSPTAAIHWMGRTPVNKIRTIITDHPHLYRFADRVLKGFGRMRSPAQNQSSAPAVKEPWGVG, from the coding sequence GTGACCATCGTCATTGTTCGCCCGGAGGACCTCGGGGAGTCCGAAATATCACGATGGCGGGAGTTACAAGAGGCGAACCCGTCTCTGGACAATCCGTTCCTGTCCGTAGAGTTCGCGCTGGCGATGGGACGCCTTCGTGATTATGTCCGAGTCGCGGTCATTCAAGAGAATAGCACGATTAGAGGATTTTTCCCATACGAACGCCATAGTTTCGGGATTGGCAAACCTTTAGGGGGCTTTCTCACTACCTGCCATGGGTTGATCTCCGTCCCCGAGCTGAAGGTGGACATCCGCGCGCTGCTGCGCGCATGCAAGATCTCGGCCTTCGACTTCGACCACCTGGTCCCGGGCCAGCCGACGTTCGTCTCCTACGAGTCCGACGTGCGACCGGTGCCGGTCATGGACCTCAGCCTGGGCTTCGAGGCCTACATCGACCAGGTCAAGGCGAACTCCCCCAAGAACCTCAAGACGGTCCGCTACAAGGAGCGCAAGCTCGGCCGCGAGCAGGGCGAACTCCGCTTCGAGTGGAATTCGGCCGACGTCGGGACGCTCCGCACGCTCATGAGCTGGAAGTCCTGCCAGTACCGCCGGACCGGCCGCGTGGACCGCTTCGCCCAGCCGTGGATCGTCCGGTTGCTCGACGAGATGCACGCGGAGGGGTCCGAGACCTTCGCCGGCGTCCTGACCATGATCTATGCCGGAGACAGGCCCGTCGCCGGGCACTTCGGCCTCCGCACGGCGACCACTCTGGTCGGCTGGTTCCCGGCCTATGACCCGGAGTTCGCGCGCTACTCACCCGGCATCGTGCACCACCTCCGCATGGCGGAGCACGCCGCGGAGTCGGGCCTGCGACAGGTGGACATGGGCAAGGGCGGCCGCGAGTACAAAAGCTGGTTGAAAAGCGGTGACCTGTTCGTCGCCGAAGGCCGGATCTCCCGCCCTTCCCCGACAGCCGCGATTCATTGGATGGGTCGTACACCGGTCAATAAAATTCGCACAATCATCACAGACCATCCGCATTTGTACAGATTCGCCGATCGCGTGCTGAAAGGTTTCGGCCGAATGCGCAGTCCAGCGCAGAACCAATCATCCGCGCCTGCCGTCAAGGAGCCATGGGGAGTGGGCTGA
- a CDS encoding RNA polymerase sigma factor: MPGWPAVGRTDDQQLVETLRRADDTAPASLYDSYAERLNDYALSLLGDRDAAADAVHDALVTAHGSVDRLREPGRLRPWLYALARFQCAARTRGSQSSLPAPAQEDHDDPEERELAALVHESLTELGRQEREVLELSLRHDLSPGEAGSVLGLSSRQATARLARARDHLENAAAAVVLAKVGRAHCPDLSAMVDSWEGPLTPILRRRLSGHIGRCEVCIERRDRHVSAGRLLDMVPAAFPPLSLRSRVIETCVNPELEEFRASVVEAGGRFDRTGFPVAAESRAKGRGWTRRKGTGAKRARDEGSHRIAAAEPRRTAPLPVQRRRQRRKGPVVLAAACVLAATGAMVVVNGQDLTAGPSVNLRITPEPEPAMEILEPELDPGSPEPLPEDSPSEAPEPTLASRKAAVPTPLPSTARPTAGRRQVPQRSPSGRKPASRPAAAQLTVSCPSSIGEGAGRIQLAARNAAVSWSATTSGGLNVHPRRGQLKAGTKILIWVTAADPGESGAGRVAFKSAGGNALCAISWESPEPEVPDPPRDTTPPPAPTPTPSLSPESSSEAETG; this comes from the coding sequence GTGCCCGGATGGCCGGCCGTCGGCCGAACCGACGATCAACAACTCGTGGAGACGCTCAGGCGCGCCGACGACACGGCGCCCGCGAGCCTCTACGACTCCTATGCCGAACGTCTCAACGACTACGCCCTCTCGCTGCTGGGCGACAGGGACGCCGCGGCCGACGCCGTACACGACGCCCTGGTGACCGCTCACGGCAGTGTGGACCGGCTGCGCGAGCCCGGACGCCTGCGCCCGTGGTTGTACGCGCTGGCCCGGTTCCAGTGCGCGGCCAGGACGCGGGGCTCGCAGAGCTCGTTGCCCGCGCCCGCGCAGGAGGACCACGACGATCCCGAGGAGCGCGAGCTGGCCGCGCTCGTGCACGAGTCGCTGACCGAGCTGGGCAGGCAGGAACGCGAGGTGCTGGAGCTGTCCCTGCGGCACGACCTCAGCCCCGGCGAGGCCGGTTCGGTGCTCGGCCTGTCCTCCCGGCAGGCCACCGCCCGGCTCGCCCGCGCCCGCGACCACCTGGAGAACGCGGCCGCCGCCGTGGTCCTCGCCAAGGTCGGCCGCGCGCACTGCCCGGACCTGTCGGCGATGGTGGACTCCTGGGAGGGCCCGCTGACCCCGATACTGCGCAGGCGGCTGTCCGGCCACATCGGCCGCTGCGAGGTCTGCATCGAGCGACGCGACCGTCACGTCTCGGCCGGACGGCTGCTCGACATGGTGCCCGCGGCCTTCCCTCCGCTCTCCCTGCGCAGCCGGGTGATCGAGACCTGTGTGAACCCGGAGCTGGAGGAGTTCCGGGCCTCCGTCGTCGAGGCGGGCGGCCGTTTCGACCGGACCGGTTTTCCCGTCGCGGCGGAGAGCCGCGCGAAGGGCCGCGGGTGGACCCGGCGGAAGGGTACGGGCGCGAAGCGGGCACGCGACGAGGGAAGCCACCGGATCGCCGCCGCCGAGCCACGCCGTACGGCCCCGCTGCCGGTGCAGCGGCGCCGGCAGCGGCGCAAGGGACCGGTGGTCCTGGCCGCCGCGTGCGTTCTGGCGGCCACGGGAGCCATGGTCGTGGTCAACGGCCAGGATCTCACCGCCGGGCCGTCCGTGAACCTCCGGATCACGCCTGAGCCGGAACCCGCGATGGAGATCCTGGAGCCCGAGCTCGACCCCGGCTCACCGGAGCCCCTGCCGGAGGACTCCCCGTCCGAGGCCCCCGAACCGACCCTGGCGTCCAGGAAAGCCGCGGTTCCCACCCCCCTCCCCAGTACGGCACGGCCGACGGCCGGCCGGCGGCAGGTTCCCCAGCGGTCACCCTCCGGCCGCAAGCCCGCCTCCCGGCCCGCGGCCGCCCAGCTGACGGTCTCGTGCCCGTCGAGCATCGGGGAGGGCGCGGGCCGGATCCAGCTCGCCGCCCGCAACGCCGCCGTCTCCTGGTCGGCGACCACCTCCGGCGGGTTGAACGTGCACCCCCGGCGCGGGCAGCTCAAGGCCGGAACGAAGATCCTGATCTGGGTCACCGCGGCCGACCCCGGCGAGAGCGGTGCGGGCCGGGTCGCGTTCAAGTCCGCCGGGGGCAACGCCCTGTGCGCGATCTCCTGGGAGAGCCCCGAGCCGGAGGTCCCCGACCCTCCCCGCGACACGACGCCGCCCCCGGCGCCGACACCGACGCCCTCCCTTTCCCCCGAGTCCAGTTCCGAGGCCGAGACCGGCTGA
- a CDS encoding substrate-binding and VWA domain-containing protein, which yields MGRHRTDELDDGYTPNREAPRRRRGGRGQVLVPLAGSVALAVLLGVAAFVIINRDRECSGDPVALRVTASPDIQPAVSQIAERYNKAGHDIDGRCATVTVAKGVPATVASALGGGGGKAEAMDLWIPDSALWVSGLRAKNPDVPAPGASIAHSPIVMVASNSVVPSLKKSFGEASWGGMINAANVANVDGPGRKVRVLALDPSLNAAGLGALLAASGVATASGAGEEQLVGALKSLSASTVRDQDALLASLGVKGAKVPLGVASEQGVWAFNNAKKPEVPAVPLYPAEGTLNLDYPVVITTENATVRKAAEAFQKELGTDASKKTLRDQGFRTPDGKGGKPVAGAGGFQAKAPVTLKMPDAKTVASMSQSWSRLNLGTRLLTLLDVSGTMALPVPGMGVTRMQAITKIAIEGMKLFPIKSELGLWQYSTNLNGQGVDYRETIPVGPLTENINGVLRRDLLNQRLATTQAKPTGDTGLNDTLAAAYKQMTDDYQGDKINTVLILTDGAGNDDPEGGISNAEILRTLKEEFNPEKPVSVLIIAFGPDAPKGKRQMDALAKATNGDAFIAKDILEVRKFFLEGMKRRLCSPNCD from the coding sequence ATGGGACGTCACCGGACTGATGAACTCGACGATGGCTACACCCCCAACAGAGAAGCGCCCAGACGACGCCGCGGGGGACGTGGCCAAGTACTGGTCCCCCTCGCCGGGTCGGTCGCCCTCGCCGTGCTCCTCGGTGTCGCCGCTTTTGTGATCATCAACCGTGACCGGGAATGCTCGGGCGACCCGGTCGCCCTGCGGGTCACCGCCTCACCCGACATCCAGCCCGCCGTGTCCCAGATCGCCGAGCGCTACAACAAGGCGGGCCACGACATCGACGGCAGGTGCGCCACCGTCACGGTGGCCAAGGGCGTCCCGGCGACCGTGGCCTCCGCGCTGGGCGGAGGCGGCGGCAAGGCCGAGGCGATGGACCTGTGGATCCCCGACTCGGCCCTGTGGGTGTCCGGCCTCCGGGCGAAGAACCCGGACGTGCCCGCCCCCGGCGCGTCCATCGCCCACTCCCCCATCGTCATGGTGGCCTCCAACTCGGTGGTCCCGAGCCTGAAGAAGAGCTTCGGCGAGGCCAGCTGGGGCGGCATGATCAACGCCGCCAACGTGGCCAACGTCGACGGGCCCGGCCGCAAGGTGCGCGTGCTCGCGCTGGACCCCTCGCTCAACGCCGCGGGGCTCGGCGCGCTGCTGGCGGCGTCGGGGGTGGCCACGGCCTCGGGCGCCGGTGAGGAGCAGCTGGTCGGCGCGCTCAAGTCCCTGTCGGCGAGCACGGTCCGCGACCAGGACGCGCTCCTGGCCAGCCTCGGCGTCAAGGGCGCCAAGGTCCCGCTGGGCGTCGCCTCCGAGCAGGGCGTCTGGGCGTTCAACAACGCCAAGAAGCCGGAGGTCCCGGCCGTTCCGCTCTATCCGGCCGAGGGCACCCTCAACCTCGACTACCCGGTGGTGATCACCACCGAGAACGCCACCGTCCGCAAGGCCGCCGAGGCGTTCCAGAAGGAGCTCGGCACCGACGCCTCCAAGAAGACCCTTCGCGACCAGGGCTTCCGCACCCCGGACGGCAAGGGCGGCAAGCCGGTCGCCGGCGCGGGCGGCTTCCAGGCCAAGGCCCCGGTGACGCTGAAGATGCCCGACGCCAAGACCGTCGCGAGCATGTCCCAGTCGTGGTCCCGGCTCAACCTCGGCACCAGGCTGCTCACGCTGCTGGACGTCTCCGGCACCATGGCGCTCCCCGTGCCCGGCATGGGCGTGACCCGGATGCAGGCGATCACGAAGATCGCCATCGAGGGCATGAAGCTGTTCCCGATCAAGAGCGAGCTCGGGCTCTGGCAGTACTCCACCAACCTCAACGGCCAGGGAGTGGACTACCGCGAGACGATCCCGGTCGGCCCGCTCACCGAGAACATCAACGGCGTCCTGCGCCGGGATCTGCTCAACCAGAGGCTGGCCACGACCCAGGCCAAGCCGACCGGCGACACCGGGCTCAACGACACCCTCGCCGCCGCCTACAAGCAGATGACCGACGACTACCAGGGCGACAAGATCAACACGGTGCTGATCCTCACCGACGGCGCCGGCAACGACGACCCCGAGGGCGGGATCAGCAACGCGGAGATCCTGAGGACGCTGAAGGAGGAGTTCAACCCGGAGAAGCCGGTCAGCGTCCTGATCATCGCCTTCGGTCCCGACGCCCCCAAGGGCAAGCGTCAGATGGACGCCCTGGCCAAGGCGACCAACGGCGACGCCTTCATCGCCAAGGACATCCTCGAGGTCCGCAAGTTCTTCCTGGAGGGCATGAAGCGCCGCCTCTGCTCGCCCAACTGCGACTGA
- a CDS encoding DUF4184 family protein: MPFTPSHVAAVLPLISSGRIRRVLDPWALALGAMIPDLPSFFPFLLDYSLWHSLKGVLTVDPLAVVVLLAVFHVLIRDPLTTLLPPGLAGRAASVGPGMYGLRQLPSVVAGGIVGALTHKFWDSFTHSYSSGVWGWDWLDGRVAGLLPLFRLLQYVSTVIGLAIMVWWAWRGLSRMEPQAPPERLVIPAGVRRRMLRITAVSIPLGAIAWPVVFSWEGTAELVTRLGAGVVVGCGLPLLAYTLIWQLRRAMAVFEGV; the protein is encoded by the coding sequence TTGCCGTTCACGCCCAGTCACGTCGCCGCCGTGCTGCCGTTGATCTCTTCGGGACGGATCCGCCGGGTGCTCGACCCCTGGGCCCTCGCGCTGGGGGCCATGATTCCCGACCTGCCGTCCTTCTTTCCCTTCCTGCTGGACTACTCGCTCTGGCATTCCCTCAAGGGCGTCCTCACGGTCGACCCGCTCGCCGTCGTCGTGCTGCTCGCGGTCTTCCACGTCCTGATCCGCGACCCGCTGACCACGCTGCTGCCACCCGGTCTCGCGGGTCGCGCGGCCTCGGTGGGACCCGGCATGTACGGCCTGCGACAGCTGCCCTCCGTGGTCGCCGGAGGCATCGTGGGAGCCCTCACCCACAAGTTCTGGGACTCCTTCACCCACTCCTACAGCTCCGGCGTCTGGGGCTGGGACTGGCTGGACGGCCGGGTGGCCGGCCTCCTTCCCCTGTTCCGTCTGCTGCAGTACGTCTCCACGGTGATCGGCCTGGCGATCATGGTCTGGTGGGCCTGGCGGGGGCTGTCCCGGATGGAGCCGCAGGCGCCGCCGGAGCGCCTGGTCATCCCCGCGGGCGTACGGCGCCGCATGCTCCGGATCACCGCCGTGTCGATCCCCCTGGGGGCGATCGCCTGGCCGGTGGTCTTCTCCTGGGAGGGCACGGCGGAGCTCGTGACGAGGCTGGGCGCGGGGGTGGTCGTGGGCTGCGGCCTGCCGCTGCTCGCCTACACGCTGATATGGCAGCTCAGACGGGCCATGGCAGTATTCGAAGGTGTCTAA
- a CDS encoding TrmH family RNA methyltransferase — translation MSNLSDPRLADYANLRDVELRKSLEAEHGLFIAEGEKVIRRAVAAGYPVRSVLLTRRWAEPLADLLGELGDRVHVVDDAVVEDITGFPVHRGALAAMERLPLPTVEQVLAGRVPASDDPAVRIQAPEGSSGRVPASGDPAFGDPAGWDVPSPEDLSGHVDAERAEPHAEPPRRVLILEDLVDHGNVGAIFRCAAALGVEAVILSPRCADPLYRRSVKVSMGAVFAIPYARMTDWYGGLAELRGAGFQTLALTPDQSAVPLDEVAMADRVALLLGSEGDGLSSRWLREADEAVCIPMSPVAMGLGVDSLNVVAAAAIACHGLMRGRPADGSRQRG, via the coding sequence GTGTCTAACCTCTCGGACCCCCGTCTGGCCGACTACGCCAACCTCCGCGACGTCGAGCTGCGCAAGAGCCTGGAGGCCGAGCACGGCCTCTTCATCGCCGAGGGGGAGAAGGTCATCCGCCGCGCCGTCGCGGCGGGCTACCCCGTGCGTTCGGTCCTGCTGACCCGCCGCTGGGCCGAGCCCCTCGCCGACCTCCTCGGCGAGCTCGGAGACCGGGTCCACGTGGTGGACGACGCCGTCGTGGAGGACATCACCGGGTTCCCGGTCCACCGCGGCGCGCTGGCCGCGATGGAACGGCTGCCCCTGCCCACGGTGGAACAGGTGCTGGCCGGGCGGGTCCCGGCCTCCGACGATCCGGCCGTGCGGATTCAGGCTCCCGAGGGTTCGTCCGGGCGGGTTCCGGCTTCCGGTGACCCGGCCTTTGGTGACCCGGCCGGGTGGGACGTGCCGTCCCCCGAGGACCTCTCCGGCCACGTTGACGCCGAGCGGGCGGAACCGCACGCCGAGCCGCCGCGCCGCGTCCTGATCCTTGAGGATCTCGTCGACCACGGCAACGTCGGGGCGATCTTCCGGTGCGCCGCCGCGCTGGGGGTCGAGGCCGTGATCCTGTCGCCCCGCTGCGCCGACCCCCTGTACAGGCGTTCGGTGAAGGTCTCGATGGGCGCGGTCTTCGCGATCCCGTACGCGCGGATGACCGACTGGTACGGAGGGCTGGCGGAGTTGCGCGGGGCCGGGTTCCAGACGCTGGCGCTCACGCCCGACCAGTCCGCCGTGCCCCTGGACGAGGTAGCGATGGCGGACCGGGTGGCGCTCCTGCTGGGCTCGGAGGGCGACGGCCTGTCCTCCCGATGGCTTCGCGAGGCCGACGAGGCGGTCTGCATCCCGATGAGCCCGGTGGCGATGGGCCTCGGCGTCGACTCCCTCAACGTGGTGGCCGCCGCCGCCATCGCCTGCCACGGCCTCATGCGCGGACGTCCGGCGGACGGGTCCCGTCAGCGGGGCTGA